The nucleotide window TAAATTTTTTATTATGTTTTTTTCTTGTGGTTTAATTTTTTTTGCAGTTTCAATGATTTCACTCAAACTTGCAAAAGCAATTTTTTTCATTTCTTCGCTGAAAGTATTTTTCTTTAGAACCGTATTCTTAAAAACCGTTTGCTTGTTAAACTTAATTGAGGAAATTCCGATATGCGTTTTTTCAACGACAGCGGAGGCGGTATTATTTCCGGCAGTTATTTCGGATTTTATGTAAATTTCCTCCAACGGCAAAACTTTAATTTTTATTTTTTTAGTAAGTTGACGGGCAGCAGGAATATTTTTTCTATCAAACGAGGAAAAAAGTTTTAACTGTAAACCCGGTTTGCAGAAGACCCCGACGGAGGCGGCGGTTTCAATACCGTAAGAGCCATTTGTCCTCGGGATACCAACTGCTAAAGCATTTCTGAAAACATATTTATCCAATGTAAGAACTATCTTTTCTATATCCCGCGGTGCGGCACCGGATTTTTCCTTTAATATATTAAACGCAGCGCTTACCGCGAGAGCAACTGACGACGGCTCGGTGCAGCCTAAAACCGGTTTGACCTGTTCCTTAAATAACCTTTCTACGGAAAGAGCCGTCATAAAATTACCCCTGTTTTTATTTCCACGAAGTTTCCCCCGTATTCTTTTCTGAAAACTTCTTTTGCCAACGCACCGGTGCAATGGCACGGCGCTATTTTTTCCACACCCAAATCCCTGAATTCCCTTGCAATTTGTTGCACTTCAAACTCTAGTTTATCGTGAAGGTGAAACCCGCCTAAAACCAGACCAACCGGTTCGGAGAAAACTTGTTTAACTTTCTTAATAATAGCGATTATTCCCGGATGCGAACAGCCGGTAATTATTGAAATTTTATTATTTCTAATAATTAAAGATTGCTCGGGCATTGGTTTAGCATTGTATTCACCCATGATTTCGCCTGTTGTAAAAATACCACGCTTGATTTCTGCAAAATTCTTCATTTCAATGACTTCTACATCATATTTTTTTATTTTTTCTTTTAAGTTTTGACTGAAATTGGGGCAGATAAAAACTTTTACATCGGGATTGTTCTTTAAAACATACCGTAATCCGCCGATGTGGTCCCAGTGTTCGTGGGAGAGAACCACATATTTTAACTTTTTTACATCCTCAGTTAATTTTTTAAAATTGCTTGCTAAAATTTTCTCGCTTGAAAAAGTATCAAAAAGCAAATCGTCGCCGACCAAAAACGAGACACCCCAGCCGACAAAAAGCCTCTGCATAGTTGTAGACGCCTCGGCAACAATTTTTATTTTCATTTCGGGATAAAATACCTTTGACCGCGGTAAAATTTCATACCAACCGATTCATCACTTATAAGCATCTGGGTATATTTTATTGCTTCGTTTTTCTTTAAGCCAAGCGAATTACAGATATCCGTTAAAGTTATGGGTCTTCTTTTTATAAGTTCGTAAATTTCTTTTTCGGTAATTGTTATATGTTTTTGTTTTTTACCCGTTTTTTTCAAATAAATGATTTCTGCTTTTTTGCCGAATATCTTTTTTATTTGTGCAAGTTTTTTCTCCGATGGAGGAAATATGTTTTTTTCCTGAGGTGGGCGGACCGGTAGATTAAGATGGATTTTATCTGGCTTGATTCTTAATACTGCTTCTTTTATTTTTTTTATCTCTTTCAGTCCGTCGTTTATCCCCTTGACAAGCATTACTTCAAGCCATATTTTTCCTTTGTATATTTTTCTGAATTTTATGAGACCGTCTATGATTTCATTGATTCTTACCGAACTATGCGGACGGTTTATTTTTCTAAAAATATGCGGACTGACCGCATCCAAAGATGGAACTACCAAATTGCTCGGCAAAAGTTGATTTCTTAAAACCGGGTCAGGGAACAAACTTGAATTTGTCAAAACCGCTACCGGAATGGAAGTTATTTTTTTTATTGAGCGAATCAGTTCCCCGATTTCAATATTCAGAGTAGGCTCACCCGAGCCGGAAATAGTTATGTAGTCAATCTTTTTTCCCTGTTTCAATACATCTTTCAACTCTTGGACGATTTCCCTGTAATCAATATACGCTTTTCTTTTAATCGTATGCAATGTCGTTTTTCCGAGTTGACAATAGACGCAATCAAAACTGCATACTTTATATGGGACGAGGTCAAGCCCCAGCGAAAAACCCAACCGTCTTGATGGGACTGGACCATAAATATGCTTTATTTTTTTCGGATACATATAATCTTCTGACTCTGATTACGGAGATGAAAACACCGATTACAGCGATAAATTCTCATCGGTAAATCGCTGAACATCGTTGTTCATAATCGTTGTAATCAATACCGTTGATGACTTTTTCAACGGTATCATAATAACCATGGTTATAAGTTGCAAGTCCCTGACGAGCAGGTAGGACAGGATGGTGCAGATGAAGAACTGCTAGCAACACCTGTATTGAAAGAAGCGATTGTCCGCTGGATATTCCTGCTACCACATTTTTCGCATTTTAATCCTTTGTCGCTGTCATTCATTCCTACAAGCAACTCAAAATTCTGCCCGCAATCCTTACAAATATAGGTATAAATAGGCATGTTCACCTCCTATAATTTTACAACCGGCTATTATATCAACTCCGTAATCAAAAAAAACCGGAGAAAGGGGGGTGCTGCCGCCGAGGAGTATTTTGATGCTTTTTTTCCGACACAAAGAAAGCAACCTTTCCAGAGTATGATTTATAAGCGTTGTACCCGATATCGCTACAATATCCGACATCGGAAGAAATTTTTCCGCCGATTCCTCCGGCTCCGCACCGAATTCTTTTCTTTTTTCAATAATCCACAAATTTGCAGTTGCCGATTTCAACTCATCAACAAAAGGGAAATAACCGACGATGCTTATATTTTCGCCTTTGCCTTTTTCAAGCAGATACTGACTTGCATTAAGTTCAACGCATCGCGAAACATCAACCTCAATCAAAGAATTTATCGCAGCCACACCGATTGACGCTTCTGTCGGATTTCCCGGAAATGAATACTCCGCCATGGCATCGGCGTTTTTTTTCGTCAGCGAACCTATATCCTTGACCGACTGTTCACGACGGCAAGTTTCCCACGACATAGAAGAAGCGAGCCCGCAATTTTTGCTGTTGACCGCCGTCCAGTGGATACCGCATCTCACCTCTTTTACTGGATAATTACCGTCCAGCGTGGATATGATTGACCTCAATATTCGGTTTGAATTTTTCATAAAACCATTTTGTAATAACTACAGATAAACACAGAAATGTCATTCCCCCGATGTCCATCGGGGGAATCTATGTCTTTAATGGATTCCCAATAGAACCATTTAGGAATGACACTCCGTGTCTCCGCGTGTATTTACGGTTTCACATCATCAATTATTTATCATCTTTAACGAAAAGCAAAGGAAAGACAATATCACTTACGCAACAAGGTATCCAAACCGCAAGAAACAGAAACACCGGAATTATAAAATATGAAAATAAACTTAGAGTTACGCCCACTGCCATT belongs to Elusimicrobiota bacterium and includes:
- a CDS encoding MBL fold metallo-hydrolase; the protein is MKIKIVAEASTTMQRLFVGWGVSFLVGDDLLFDTFSSEKILASNFKKLTEDVKKLKYVVLSHEHWDHIGGLRYVLKNNPDVKVFICPNFSQNLKEKIKKYDVEVIEMKNFAEIKRGIFTTGEIMGEYNAKPMPEQSLIIRNNKISIITGCSHPGIIAIIKKVKQVFSEPVGLVLGGFHLHDKLEFEVQQIAREFRDLGVEKIAPCHCTGALAKEVFRKEYGGNFVEIKTGVIL
- a CDS encoding radical SAM protein — encoded protein: MYPKKIKHIYGPVPSRRLGFSLGLDLVPYKVCSFDCVYCQLGKTTLHTIKRKAYIDYREIVQELKDVLKQGKKIDYITISGSGEPTLNIEIGELIRSIKKITSIPVAVLTNSSLFPDPVLRNQLLPSNLVVPSLDAVSPHIFRKINRPHSSVRINEIIDGLIKFRKIYKGKIWLEVMLVKGINDGLKEIKKIKEAVLRIKPDKIHLNLPVRPPQEKNIFPPSEKKLAQIKKIFGKKAEIIYLKKTGKKQKHITITEKEIYELIKRRPITLTDICNSLGLKKNEAIKYTQMLISDESVGMKFYRGQRYFIPK
- a CDS encoding zinc ribbon domain-containing protein is translated as MPIYTYICKDCGQNFELLVGMNDSDKGLKCEKCGSRNIQRTIASFNTGVASSSSSAPSCPTCSSGTCNL
- a CDS encoding DUF364 domain-containing protein; translated protein: MKNSNRILRSIISTLDGNYPVKEVRCGIHWTAVNSKNCGLASSMSWETCRREQSVKDIGSLTKKNADAMAEYSFPGNPTEASIGVAAINSLIEVDVSRCVELNASQYLLEKGKGENISIVGYFPFVDELKSATANLWIIEKRKEFGAEPEESAEKFLPMSDIVAISGTTLINHTLERLLSLCRKKSIKILLGGSTPLSPVFFDYGVDIIAGCKIIGGEHAYLYLYL